A window of the Schlesneria paludicola DSM 18645 genome harbors these coding sequences:
- a CDS encoding transposase, which produces MDGSCGGRLVRTSEKGGDGVGNTKCGKGTKVVDIVDSNGIPLAVYLTAANHSEVKLIEPTLDRLQILDKAPEHLIYDRAADSDPLRERLRDERGIELVCPHRKSRKKPPTQDGRACRRYRHRYVVERIEPIATSLLARGSRYSLHSGSSFLECCL; this is translated from the coding sequence TTGGACGGAAGCTGCGGCGGACGCTTGGTTCGCACGAGCGAAAAAGGGGGCGACGGAGTCGGCAATACCAAATGTGGCAAGGGAACCAAGGTTGTTGACATCGTCGACTCGAATGGAATCCCCCTCGCCGTCTATTTGACCGCTGCTAACCACAGCGAGGTGAAACTGATCGAGCCCACTCTCGACCGGTTGCAGATTCTCGACAAAGCCCCTGAACATCTGATTTACGATCGAGCCGCCGACAGCGATCCGTTGCGCGAGCGGCTCCGCGACGAACGCGGTATCGAATTGGTGTGCCCTCATCGCAAAAGCCGGAAAAAGCCGCCGACCCAAGACGGTCGCGCGTGTCGGCGATATCGCCATCGGTATGTGGTGGAACGAATAGAACCTATTGCAACGTCGTTACTTGCGAGAGGAAGTCGGTATTCATTGCACAGCGGATCATCTTTCCTCGAATGCTGTCTTTGA
- a CDS encoding site-specific integrase: MLLETGKMTVKQLLLKWLEESAPDKAGAVTLCRYCGLVEKHIIPLIGNRKLSQLSPLHVQSMLTSLKEKNAGEETRRYAFQVIRRAFNVAMRWGLMVRNPCSCVDAPKVVRRRINPLTVGQAKKLIEVSKDVANGAVFVLALTTGLRKGELLALHWEDIDLNEGVISVKRSLEELKGVLRVKEPKSKSGKRLVKLPAMAIAARWAHKKWQMANGLAACPIVFANQFGEFLRKSNFGERTWKQCRLAAGIPATVVFHDLRHSSATYLLESGCHPKIVQERLGHSKIGLTLDTYSHLAKGMQDRAADDMDRVLGVKLA; encoded by the coding sequence ATGCTGCTCGAAACCGGGAAGATGACAGTCAAACAACTGCTGCTCAAATGGCTTGAGGAGTCCGCGCCGGACAAGGCGGGAGCGGTGACCCTGTGTCGGTACTGCGGTCTCGTCGAAAAGCACATCATCCCGCTGATCGGCAATCGCAAGCTTTCGCAACTCAGCCCGCTTCACGTTCAATCGATGCTCACATCACTCAAGGAGAAGAATGCAGGGGAGGAAACCCGCCGATACGCGTTCCAAGTCATTCGAAGGGCGTTCAACGTGGCGATGCGCTGGGGGCTGATGGTTCGAAACCCATGCAGTTGCGTAGACGCTCCCAAGGTCGTACGGCGACGAATCAACCCGTTAACGGTTGGACAAGCGAAAAAGCTGATCGAAGTTTCGAAGGACGTGGCGAACGGAGCGGTGTTCGTACTGGCCCTCACGACTGGATTGCGCAAGGGCGAACTGCTCGCGTTGCACTGGGAAGACATCGACCTCAATGAAGGGGTGATCTCGGTGAAGCGCAGCCTGGAGGAACTCAAGGGCGTGCTTCGGGTGAAGGAACCGAAATCGAAATCCGGTAAGCGGCTAGTCAAACTTCCCGCAATGGCAATCGCGGCGCGGTGGGCACACAAGAAATGGCAGATGGCCAACGGGCTGGCGGCGTGTCCGATTGTGTTCGCGAATCAATTCGGCGAATTCCTCAGGAAGAGCAACTTCGGTGAGCGAACGTGGAAACAATGTCGTCTCGCGGCCGGAATTCCCGCCACGGTCGTTTTTCACGATCTCCGACACAGTTCGGCGACGTACCTTCTCGAATCAGGTTGTCACCCGAAGATCGTTCAGGAGCGTCTCGGGCACAGCAAAATTGGCCTGACGCTGGACACCTATTCCCACCTCGCGAAAGGCATGCAGGATCGTGCCGCCGATGACATGGACCGGGTTCTCGGAGTGAAGCTTGCCTGA
- a CDS encoding PIG-L deacetylase family protein, producing the protein MSARTGPVRVLAIHAHPDDIELQCAGTLVLLKQLGCIISVATMTPGDCGSAELSADEIASVRRMEAERSAEMLGADYTCVEFRDLSITHDNDSRRRVTELIRRTRPDLVITAPPIDYMSDHEVTSRLVRDACFNASCPNYVTLQWDPAAPTSQIPHLYYVDAIQGIDYYGRPLATDFIVDISTTFEEKLKMLACHESQREWLRRQHGLDEYLDGCRRWSAARGLQIRVEYGEAFTQHRGHPYPHDNLLESLLGPKVVVAT; encoded by the coding sequence ATGTCTGCCCGTACAGGCCCGGTTCGCGTTTTGGCGATTCATGCTCATCCTGACGATATCGAACTCCAATGCGCCGGAACGCTCGTGCTGCTGAAGCAGCTTGGGTGTATCATCTCTGTCGCGACCATGACGCCTGGCGACTGTGGCAGTGCCGAGCTGTCGGCCGACGAAATTGCATCGGTACGACGCATGGAAGCCGAGCGTTCCGCAGAAATGTTAGGGGCCGACTATACATGCGTTGAGTTCCGCGACCTGAGCATTACTCACGACAACGACAGTCGGCGGCGTGTGACCGAGCTGATACGTCGAACCAGGCCGGATTTGGTGATCACCGCACCACCCATTGACTATATGAGCGATCATGAAGTGACCAGTCGCCTGGTGCGGGACGCCTGTTTCAATGCCAGTTGTCCCAATTACGTCACGCTGCAGTGGGATCCCGCGGCTCCGACAAGCCAGATTCCGCATCTGTACTACGTCGATGCGATTCAGGGGATTGACTACTACGGACGACCTCTGGCGACGGATTTCATCGTCGACATTTCGACGACGTTTGAAGAGAAACTCAAAATGCTGGCGTGTCACGAAAGCCAACGCGAATGGCTTCGCCGCCAGCATGGTCTGGATGAGTATCTCGATGGCTGCCGAAGGTGGTCCGCGGCGCGTGGTCTGCAGATCCGCGTCGAGTATGGCGAAGCGTTTACTCAGCATCGTGGCCACCCCTACCCGCACGACAATCTGCTCGAATCCCTGTTGGGGCCCAAAGTAGTCGTGGCAACGTGA
- the rnhA gene encoding ribonuclease HI: MSASTSSSLPFVHLFTDGACRGNPGPGGWGCILRHPASGAEKELSGGVPLTTNNQMELQAVISGLLALKSPSEVEVVTDSSYVAKGSAEWLPGWKRNGWKRKEGTSWKPVKNVELWQQLDKLLELHKVRFKLVRGHTGHPENERCDELAVAAAMNFMGG; encoded by the coding sequence ATGTCGGCCTCCACCTCGAGTTCGTTGCCATTTGTGCATCTTTTTACGGATGGCGCCTGCCGCGGGAACCCTGGACCTGGTGGTTGGGGGTGCATTTTGCGTCATCCCGCTTCCGGCGCGGAGAAGGAGCTTTCCGGCGGGGTTCCCCTGACTACCAATAATCAGATGGAACTGCAGGCTGTGATTTCCGGCCTCTTGGCGCTCAAGTCGCCTTCCGAAGTGGAAGTTGTGACAGACAGCAGTTATGTCGCCAAGGGCAGCGCGGAATGGTTACCGGGGTGGAAACGCAACGGCTGGAAGCGTAAAGAGGGGACGAGTTGGAAGCCGGTGAAGAACGTCGAATTATGGCAGCAACTCGACAAGCTTCTCGAGCTCCACAAGGTCCGGTTCAAGCTGGTGCGAGGCCATACGGGCCATCCGGAAAATGAACGCTGCGATGAACTTGCGGTTGCCGCGGCAATGAATTTCATGGGCGGCTGA
- the infA gene encoding translation initiation factor IF-1 translates to MAKEEAIEVEGDVVEALANTQFRVKLKTGHMVMAHVAGKMRKNFIRIVPGDHVVVEVSPYDLNRGRIVFRER, encoded by the coding sequence ATGGCCAAAGAAGAGGCCATCGAAGTCGAAGGCGATGTTGTCGAGGCACTCGCCAACACGCAATTTCGCGTGAAACTAAAAACGGGCCATATGGTTATGGCTCACGTTGCGGGCAAGATGCGCAAGAACTTCATCCGAATCGTGCCGGGTGATCATGTCGTCGTCGAAGTTTCGCCATACGACCTCAATCGCGGACGGATCGTGTTCCGTGAACGTTAA
- the serC gene encoding 3-phosphoserine/phosphohydroxythreonine transaminase, which produces MTQRIWNFSAGPAVLPESVLEEAGRNLLSLGNSGIGILEHSHRGKAFLAVYEETEALVREVGGVPADYKVLFLQGGASTQFFQIPMNFLTSDRTADYLVTGSWSEKAEEEARRFGITNVACSSQDKNYSYIPSQFSFSEKPAYVHYTSNNTIFGTQWPGLPPVPAGLDLICDASSDIFSRPIDVSKHAMIYAGAQKNLGPSGVTLVLMRNELIERGAKNLPTMLQYRTHAKNDSMYNTPPTFAIYLVGLVLKWIKQGGGLSAIGERNQRKAGKLYAFLDQSKLFKPTAAKESRSLMNVTFVTGDADVDAKFCSAATKAGFDGLKGHRSVGGMRASIYNAFPEAGVDALVDFLKKFEADNTKA; this is translated from the coding sequence ATGACTCAGCGGATTTGGAATTTCTCAGCAGGCCCGGCCGTTCTCCCCGAATCGGTGCTGGAAGAGGCAGGTCGCAATCTTTTGTCGCTGGGCAACTCCGGAATCGGTATTCTCGAACACTCCCACCGCGGCAAGGCGTTCCTGGCCGTTTATGAAGAGACCGAAGCTCTCGTTCGAGAAGTCGGTGGTGTTCCCGCCGACTACAAGGTCTTGTTTTTGCAAGGTGGCGCATCGACACAGTTCTTCCAGATCCCCATGAATTTTCTGACCTCGGACCGAACCGCCGACTATCTGGTCACGGGTTCGTGGTCTGAAAAAGCGGAAGAGGAAGCCCGTCGGTTCGGGATCACGAACGTGGCGTGCTCGAGCCAGGACAAGAACTATTCCTATATCCCCTCACAGTTTTCGTTCAGCGAGAAGCCTGCGTACGTTCACTACACGTCGAATAACACGATTTTTGGCACACAATGGCCGGGATTGCCGCCGGTTCCCGCAGGTCTCGATTTGATCTGCGATGCCAGCAGTGACATTTTCTCCCGTCCGATCGATGTGTCGAAACACGCAATGATCTATGCCGGGGCTCAAAAGAATCTTGGGCCGTCAGGTGTGACTCTTGTCCTGATGCGTAATGAACTGATCGAACGCGGCGCCAAAAACCTGCCAACAATGCTGCAGTATCGGACGCATGCGAAGAACGATTCTATGTATAACACCCCTCCAACCTTCGCGATTTACCTCGTCGGACTGGTGCTGAAGTGGATCAAACAAGGCGGTGGATTGTCGGCGATCGGCGAACGTAACCAGCGCAAGGCCGGAAAATTGTATGCGTTCCTCGATCAAAGCAAGTTGTTCAAGCCCACGGCCGCAAAAGAGAGCCGTTCGCTGATGAACGTCACGTTCGTCACTGGCGATGCGGACGTCGATGCAAAATTCTGCTCGGCCGCGACCAAAGCTGGATTCGACGGGCTGAAGGGACATCGAAGCGTCGGCGGAATGCGTGCGAGTATCTACAATGCGTTTCCCGAAGCGGGCGTTGATGCGCTGGTTGACTTCCTCAAGAAGTTCGAAGCGGACAATACCAAGGCGTAA
- a CDS encoding tetratricopeptide repeat protein → MIRGIRFCLVVAIGTSLMGQPLVLANHGHGGGGGHSGGGGHMGGGHMGGGGGHFGGGGGGHTFGGHSGFSGGHSGFSGGHTGHYGGVQQHIGAQHSMGGVQHQVQQHMGNVQNHGFNQHQGVGQQNFGQQHQSFNSTHQHLSHTGAPNLGGQNLGQHQHFGQQGHYANMHNQGTQHQLHAPFYQNHGHQNGLGHSGANGLYQNVSTRHAVHGFNSSAHQGSQFLSHHAHQSGAGLNGAMLHHGSGNGLGLGGAGLHHGSSNFGSNNFLSHHHANQASAVSMAHHGALNHNHQGWNNGHQNWNNGFHNHNNHNGYWNSNHYYHNHGWYGGSNYWRYPYYGYGSGFGLGLGLGYGLGYGLGYGGYYGGYGLGYYGGYYGSYWPSYYGGYGYGGYGYNGYGYGGYGYGLNGYGYCLNGNLYSPNYGYAGCNSIGYMPNCAYQTYGVGNLAGNAGYGTSSTLISSGLAYGPTSQIEALGVATATDAAPAVIASTVQAAQPADTTSGASSGLPTAEQFAQIGETAFKNRDYKGAVRAWRHGLVDDPQNAILVMMLSQALFATEQYSESAGAVQAAVQALPPEKWDVVIKNFRDLYGKGEDYTSQLRALEKAAREKPDEPSMRFLLGYHYGFLGYAADAVKQLQKCVALAPRDEVAQKVLQHFEDKLPKKSEPPAPGQPPATTSDKSIDVPAPLDFIPPPPLNPEPSTAGLTPPKAPAASTKESPDSVSATTPANASPK, encoded by the coding sequence ATGATTCGCGGAATCCGGTTCTGTTTGGTCGTCGCGATCGGAACATCATTGATGGGCCAGCCGCTGGTTCTTGCCAACCATGGACATGGCGGCGGTGGTGGTCACAGCGGTGGCGGCGGGCATATGGGCGGCGGGCATATGGGTGGCGGGGGCGGCCATTTTGGTGGCGGCGGGGGCGGACACACCTTTGGTGGCCATTCAGGATTCAGTGGCGGGCATTCTGGATTCAGCGGCGGACACACCGGCCACTATGGCGGCGTGCAGCAGCATATCGGTGCACAACACAGCATGGGCGGCGTCCAGCATCAGGTGCAGCAGCACATGGGCAACGTCCAAAACCATGGATTCAATCAACATCAAGGTGTCGGACAACAAAACTTCGGCCAGCAACACCAGAGCTTCAATTCAACACATCAGCATCTGTCGCACACGGGAGCACCAAACCTGGGCGGCCAGAACCTGGGTCAGCATCAACATTTCGGCCAACAAGGCCATTATGCGAACATGCATAACCAGGGGACTCAACATCAGCTCCATGCGCCTTTCTATCAGAACCACGGACATCAAAACGGGCTGGGGCATTCGGGCGCAAACGGGCTCTATCAGAACGTCAGCACCCGGCACGCGGTGCATGGATTCAATTCGTCGGCCCATCAAGGATCGCAATTCCTCTCGCACCACGCCCATCAGTCGGGTGCGGGGCTCAATGGCGCGATGCTGCATCATGGCTCGGGAAATGGACTGGGGTTGGGTGGCGCGGGCCTGCACCATGGCTCGAGCAATTTTGGTTCGAACAACTTCTTGTCCCATCACCATGCGAATCAGGCCTCTGCCGTCTCGATGGCGCACCATGGAGCCTTAAACCACAATCATCAAGGCTGGAACAACGGCCACCAGAATTGGAACAACGGGTTCCACAACCATAACAATCACAATGGCTACTGGAACTCGAACCACTACTACCACAATCACGGCTGGTACGGCGGATCAAACTACTGGCGCTATCCCTATTACGGGTACGGGTCTGGATTCGGCCTGGGCCTGGGGCTCGGTTACGGTTTGGGATATGGATTAGGCTATGGCGGTTACTACGGCGGTTACGGCCTGGGGTACTACGGCGGATACTACGGAAGCTACTGGCCCAGCTATTACGGGGGCTACGGGTATGGAGGGTATGGCTATAACGGTTACGGCTATGGTGGATACGGGTATGGCCTGAACGGATACGGCTATTGCCTAAATGGCAACCTCTACAGCCCGAACTATGGCTATGCTGGATGCAACTCCATTGGCTACATGCCAAACTGCGCGTATCAGACGTACGGCGTCGGCAATCTGGCAGGCAACGCCGGATACGGAACCTCAAGTACGTTGATCTCCTCGGGATTGGCATACGGCCCGACCTCCCAAATTGAAGCGCTCGGTGTCGCCACCGCGACGGACGCCGCACCCGCCGTCATCGCGTCGACGGTGCAGGCGGCACAACCTGCGGACACCACCTCGGGAGCATCGAGCGGCCTGCCAACGGCGGAACAGTTCGCACAGATTGGCGAAACCGCGTTTAAGAATCGTGACTACAAAGGCGCCGTTCGTGCTTGGCGACATGGACTGGTTGATGATCCACAGAACGCCATCCTGGTGATGATGTTGTCGCAGGCATTGTTCGCAACCGAACAGTACAGCGAATCCGCAGGCGCGGTACAGGCAGCCGTCCAGGCCTTGCCCCCTGAAAAATGGGATGTGGTCATCAAGAATTTCCGTGATCTCTACGGCAAGGGCGAAGACTATACGTCCCAGCTTCGAGCTCTGGAAAAGGCCGCGCGAGAGAAGCCCGATGAACCCAGCATGCGATTCCTGCTGGGCTATCATTATGGCTTTTTGGGTTACGCCGCCGATGCGGTGAAGCAGTTGCAAAAGTGCGTCGCACTCGCACCACGTGATGAAGTTGCTCAGAAGGTCCTTCAGCATTTTGAGGACAAGCTGCCGAAGAAATCCGAGCCGCCTGCGCCCGGACAACCACCGGCAACAACATCAGACAAATCGATCGACGTCCCCGCGCCGCTCGATTTCATTCCACCACCACCGCTGAATCCAGAACCGTCCACAGCGGGCCTGACACCTCCGAAGGCCCCCGCCGCCTCGACCAAAGAATCACCTGATTCGGTGTCGGCCACGACCCCGGCGAACGCTTCGCCGAAATGA
- a CDS encoding cupin domain-containing protein produces MSRQPTIVNATEGRMIAVVGDVYRFLVTGAETEGRYAMWEATVPPGGGPPPHEHTREEESFYILEGEVTFQLGDRRIVARAGEFANMPVGVAHSFKNESQQTARMVISVAPAGLEQMFFEVGTPVAPGTTTAAPPTKAEIEKLLAAAPRYGITIHVPGH; encoded by the coding sequence ATGTCTCGACAACCAACAATCGTCAATGCGACCGAAGGGCGAATGATCGCCGTCGTTGGCGACGTGTATCGATTCCTTGTGACAGGTGCTGAGACGGAGGGGCGATACGCAATGTGGGAGGCGACCGTTCCTCCGGGTGGTGGACCACCCCCGCACGAGCACACGCGTGAAGAAGAATCGTTCTATATTCTCGAGGGAGAAGTCACTTTTCAGCTCGGCGACCGGCGCATCGTGGCCAGAGCCGGCGAATTTGCCAACATGCCGGTTGGTGTCGCACACTCGTTCAAGAATGAAAGTCAGCAGACCGCGCGAATGGTGATTTCGGTCGCCCCGGCTGGACTGGAACAGATGTTTTTCGAAGTGGGAACACCCGTCGCACCGGGCACGACGACAGCGGCACCACCCACGAAAGCCGAAATCGAAAAGCTGTTAGCAGCCGCACCCCGTTACGGAATCACGATCCATGTCCCAGGGCATTGA
- a CDS encoding lipid-binding SYLF domain-containing protein has translation MRKYLMLATLVAVGISACATSFAQGPAEKVVEAEQVLSELMAIPAKQIPARLLEDAQGIVVVPNVIKIGFIAGARRGHGVVMTRDADGEWSLPQFVTLTGGSVGWQAGIQGTDVVLVFTTRKGVEGLLSGKFTVGVDAAVTAGPVGREAAAGTDETLRAEIYSYSRSRGLFVGVSLDGSALEIDHEAHAFFYGSPSGELPRRVPAQAAELRHYLTEITPHGVHVGPGNDRPVNDRPVIERPAPVASPRQLETIRRSLLRSSDQLQAILNPEWRPYLGLPNGIQEPGMLPTPEHLSLALQRFAHVSNSPEYQRLTKRPEFQNTFELLREYEQAVASIRPTLQLPPPPVHLHEVRPN, from the coding sequence ATGCGCAAGTATTTGATGCTGGCGACACTGGTTGCCGTGGGAATCTCGGCATGTGCGACGTCCTTCGCGCAGGGGCCTGCCGAAAAAGTCGTTGAGGCGGAGCAAGTCTTGAGCGAGCTGATGGCCATTCCGGCCAAGCAGATTCCGGCTCGGTTGCTCGAAGACGCTCAAGGCATCGTCGTGGTGCCGAATGTGATCAAGATCGGATTCATTGCCGGTGCTCGGCGTGGCCATGGTGTTGTCATGACGCGCGATGCCGACGGAGAGTGGAGTTTACCGCAGTTCGTGACCTTGACCGGTGGAAGTGTTGGGTGGCAGGCAGGCATCCAGGGAACCGATGTCGTGTTGGTTTTTACGACGCGGAAAGGTGTTGAAGGCCTTTTGAGCGGCAAGTTCACGGTCGGCGTTGATGCGGCGGTGACTGCGGGGCCAGTTGGACGTGAGGCCGCAGCGGGAACAGACGAAACACTTCGGGCCGAGATCTATTCCTACTCACGCAGTCGAGGACTTTTTGTGGGTGTTTCGTTAGATGGCTCGGCATTGGAAATTGATCACGAGGCACATGCTTTCTTTTATGGATCGCCATCAGGTGAGCTTCCACGACGTGTTCCCGCTCAGGCCGCAGAGCTGCGTCACTATTTGACGGAGATCACCCCGCATGGCGTTCATGTCGGACCGGGCAATGATCGCCCCGTCAATGATCGTCCTGTGATTGAACGCCCTGCTCCAGTGGCGTCGCCGCGACAACTGGAAACCATCCGTCGTTCACTCCTACGAAGCTCCGATCAACTTCAGGCCATTCTCAATCCAGAATGGCGTCCCTATCTCGGCTTGCCGAACGGGATTCAAGAGCCGGGGATGCTTCCAACGCCAGAGCATTTGTCTCTGGCCCTTCAGCGATTCGCGCATGTCAGTAACTCTCCGGAGTACCAGCGGCTGACCAAACGGCCCGAGTTTCAAAATACGTTCGAGCTGTTACGGGAATACGAGCAGGCGGTGGCATCGATTCGACCGACGCTGCAACTGCCTCCTCCGCCAGTTCACTTGCACGAAGTTCGGCCAAATTGA
- the folK gene encoding 2-amino-4-hydroxy-6-hydroxymethyldihydropteridine diphosphokinase, with amino-acid sequence MFSRTCLAFANETPSDQANLDRVCCWISFGGNVGDVKATFDAALALLSLHCHIQLGQRSGLYTTAPMGSSAGRPFINSVCELTTKLSPLRLLNVLQCVENQLGRVRDIRWGPRTLDLDILTYGQYVHDEPDLIVPHPALTYRRFVLDPLAEVATDWRHPVSEMSARQLVARLEPRPLRVALPEISPSQLDKLSGQLRTRFPEVKLVHADVEQSDVLRVRTSSPATEGERAVIDLRRSPGDLLEQLTSTLTAALDAPQRLSDW; translated from the coding sequence ATGTTCTCGCGAACATGTCTCGCATTCGCGAACGAGACCCCTTCTGATCAGGCGAATTTGGATCGCGTGTGTTGCTGGATTTCATTCGGCGGAAACGTCGGTGATGTGAAAGCCACATTCGACGCGGCACTGGCATTGTTGAGCTTGCATTGCCACATTCAATTGGGACAACGATCCGGGCTCTATACCACGGCTCCAATGGGTTCCAGTGCGGGTCGGCCCTTCATCAATTCCGTCTGTGAGCTGACAACGAAGCTGTCGCCGCTACGCTTGTTGAACGTCCTTCAGTGTGTCGAGAATCAGTTGGGCCGCGTCCGCGACATTCGCTGGGGGCCGCGAACACTCGATCTGGATATTTTGACATACGGCCAGTATGTGCACGATGAACCCGACCTGATCGTTCCCCACCCCGCCCTGACCTATCGTCGATTTGTGCTTGATCCACTGGCGGAAGTCGCCACCGATTGGCGGCACCCGGTCAGCGAAATGTCTGCCAGGCAATTGGTGGCGCGGCTTGAACCGCGACCATTGCGTGTCGCTCTGCCCGAGATCTCTCCCTCGCAGCTCGACAAGCTGAGCGGTCAGCTTCGCACTCGATTTCCCGAGGTGAAATTGGTCCACGCGGATGTCGAGCAATCCGACGTTCTGCGAGTGCGAACCAGCAGTCCGGCCACCGAAGGCGAACGTGCTGTCATCGATTTGCGGAGATCGCCCGGAGATCTGCTTGAGCAATTGACATCGACACTGACGGCGGCGCTTGATGCCCCTCAGCGCCTGTCTGATTGGTAG
- a CDS encoding Flp family type IVb pilin, protein MAAIKRFLLDEEAASATEYAIMLSLLLMVIVSTVATLGTKANNAFNNAASNL, encoded by the coding sequence ATGGCTGCGATCAAGCGATTTTTGCTCGACGAAGAAGCGGCATCGGCAACCGAGTACGCGATCATGCTGAGTCTGTTGTTGATGGTCATTGTTTCCACCGTGGCGACGTTGGGGACGAAGGCGAACAACGCATTTAATAACGCGGCATCCAATTTGTAG
- a CDS encoding type III secretion system chaperone, whose protein sequence is MAMIWSRRSVLGAALAAAIPAVAGAATPDEKSAPTAKGKLTDQSLGTLLNAMGYETKVEDKRYDFVFKATIEDEEWDLSMSTVLSQDSSSIWVMAWLDELPKSAADVPRTALLRLLSDNDKLGKGKFFTYIAANRRFVLQRVIPNDSMTSEKFRAVLDDLGQSVVATHPHWKVSNWTAPVTDDPAQSAQTGTQVKGSVPASGVSASGAKNTAPKVDRTAVNDSKFGSSTKK, encoded by the coding sequence ATGGCGATGATTTGGAGTCGACGATCGGTATTGGGAGCGGCCCTGGCAGCGGCGATTCCCGCAGTGGCAGGCGCGGCGACCCCTGATGAAAAGTCCGCGCCAACCGCCAAGGGCAAATTGACGGATCAATCGCTCGGCACGCTGCTGAACGCGATGGGATACGAGACGAAAGTCGAAGACAAACGCTACGACTTTGTATTCAAAGCGACCATTGAAGACGAAGAGTGGGATTTGTCGATGTCGACAGTTCTGAGCCAGGATTCCAGTTCGATCTGGGTGATGGCATGGCTCGACGAACTTCCCAAGTCGGCCGCCGACGTGCCGCGCACCGCGCTGCTGCGTCTGTTGTCCGACAACGACAAGCTGGGGAAAGGCAAATTCTTCACGTATATCGCGGCGAATCGTCGATTCGTCCTGCAGCGCGTGATTCCCAATGACAGCATGACGTCGGAAAAATTCCGCGCGGTGCTGGATGATCTGGGGCAGTCCGTTGTGGCAACGCATCCACACTGGAAGGTTTCCAACTGGACCGCGCCCGTCACGGATGATCCTGCCCAATCGGCTCAAACGGGCACTCAAGTGAAAGGAAGCGTTCCGGCCAGCGGGGTGTCTGCTTCCGGGGCCAAAAACACGGCTCCTAAAGTGGACAGAACCGCCGTCAACGATTCAAAGTTTGGTTCGTCGACGAAGAAGTGA
- a CDS encoding phosphoesterase, translated as MSVSATNEPIEHVLVVPTALFREVGYFQGFNANVDRYISTLLDPAHTSFRPRNEVEEDPSFKQLIPYCIFRHNGQVFFYKRGKKGGEGRLHSKRSVGIGGHISSTDRMSGDRRYLEAMHREISEEVYLESGFKDSCVGLINDDETPVGQVHLGIVHIFDLDAAKVRPREESILETGFAEPAELLQVIDQFETWSQICLKHLFG; from the coding sequence ATGTCAGTTTCCGCGACGAATGAACCGATCGAGCACGTTCTGGTTGTGCCCACCGCCCTGTTTCGCGAGGTTGGGTACTTTCAAGGGTTCAATGCCAACGTCGATCGCTATATCTCGACGCTGCTCGATCCAGCTCATACCAGCTTCCGTCCGCGGAATGAAGTCGAGGAAGATCCCAGCTTCAAGCAACTGATTCCCTACTGCATTTTTCGTCACAATGGACAGGTGTTCTTCTATAAGCGGGGTAAAAAGGGCGGAGAAGGACGGCTGCATAGCAAGCGGTCGGTCGGGATCGGCGGACATATTTCGTCGACGGATCGGATGTCGGGTGACCGTCGTTATTTGGAGGCAATGCATCGCGAAATCAGCGAGGAAGTCTATTTGGAATCAGGGTTTAAGGATTCCTGTGTTGGTCTGATTAACGATGACGAGACCCCGGTCGGACAGGTTCATTTGGGGATTGTTCACATTTTTGACCTCGACGCGGCCAAAGTTCGCCCACGGGAAGAGTCGATCTTAGAGACAGGATTCGCAGAACCCGCAGAATTGTTACAGGTGATCGACCAGTTCGAAACATGGTCGCAGATCTGTCTCAAGCATTTGTTTGGGTAG